The stretch of DNA AATCTGTATCGCAGATTGTGTGCTTTGCCTCTTTTTTCCTTGCTACATTTGGTCATGGGAAAAATTATGCCTCTCAATCATGATCCCCCATCTGTAAAATCAGAAGAATTGGATCTCCTCACATTgttttggggaggatgaatgacTGAGAACACAGTTAACAGCACATTGCCGATACACCAGTTTTGCAGGCAATGGACTGAGATCTGACACAAGcgattaaaaaaagggggggcttgtcttatttcaaaatttaatgctgccttttattgttttattgattgaacTGACAGCTGTTTTGTTAACATCtttttgttagaagctgcccagaaaaCAGGTGGCACAGAAAATACTGTAAGTAAAATAACTAAAAAGCACTGGCTTTCAGTCACCATTCCTACCCCAATGTTATGGGAAAAGGATGCAGTCTCACGATACCTAATACTGACAGTGAAACACCACGGTAAAGTGCAGCGACACCTTCTTGATGATAAATCATGTACAAAGCATGCAGAATTCCTTTGTAGGAGGGCTCCAACCGGTTCTGTACAATGAGACGGGTTTTGACGACTTCAGTTGGGTATGTTGCAACAGCAGCCACCATGCCAGCCAAACTTCCAGCCATGATCGAACCCCACTGGGAGATGTGGCCCAAATCACCCACAAACAGCAAGACAAACCTAGAATGATATATGGGGGTGGGGATATCACAAGTCAGATACACAACAGCGATTCATTTGTAACAGTAAATCATGGTTTGTTTAAGCCACTGTTTAACAAACCATGAGTTAACCAAAGAAACCATGGCTTTCCCTCTCATTTGTTTCAGTTTTTTCAGTGGCTCTTGCCTTGTACCTTTGTAGTttggccaccccaccccagacaaTAATCATAAAGGCCTTCTGTGAACTTTCCGTTCAATGCAAGTTTCAGTTCTGATGAATTCCTGATTAGCTTAAGTCTGAAATAAGGAGAACTTCTCTTCCAACACAAAAGTGGCAGGCCTACTATGCATGTGTGAAGTGTGAAGACAAAAGTCAGaaggcaaacaaaaacaaaacaaaacaaaacaaaaccccagctgCCAAAGATTATCTAAAACaggtttaatttatttctgtctttttaaaagaaatcagacTTGATTTACAGCTCTCTCTTCAGCACCACACCCCAGAAGCTACATCTAGCTCCCACCACTGGGGGGAATATGGGGAACTTCATCCTATTATCTGATTCAAAACCAAAGGGGGAAAATGAGTTCTGTTTTTGGGCACAGAATGCAGCTTCTAATGAAAGTCTGTACAGTATGTTGCACAGGGCAAGAACCAGTTGAGGAACCCACTTTCTGCATGGAAAATACATTTTGTGGACAGTTAATCATATTTTATCTTTTAAGTTTCAGAGTGAGACAGTTCAAAAACAAACACCTCCAAAATGCTGAACGGTTCCACACACCTTCCTAGAGACAGGGAGGAAATTCGACATCAGCTGGACCGTTCAGAGCGCCCCTGTCTCTTCAGCCCACCCCTCTGATTGGCTAAAactataaagatttttttattttatttttgaagtcaTTCTTACTCGGACCTCCGTGCATCTTTACGCGGAAGTCTCACTGTGTAGTTACCGGTAGGTGAAAACAAGACTGAAGTTTACTGGagtcccctcccctcctaagAGCCTGTAGAAATGGAAAAATGCTGGGCAGCCACAACGAACTGCAGGAATTATTAACCCTTGGAGAGCCGTGTCTCCGCGCCACGCCATGGCTTTGGTATCAGCTGTTTGGGTCCCAAAGGCGAGGGGGGGCTCTCACCCCGGCTTACCTGCGGTAGGAGGCCAGTTGTAGGGCGCTGTAGGGAAAGAGGCGCAAACAGGCGGTGAGGTTGCCCTTCCAGAGGGCCCCAATGCCTTCGGCCTTGCATAAGCTGCGCCCCGTCTCCCAGAGCCCTCGCCGCGAGTGGTGAGTGCCAACTTGGGCCAGGACGGTGAAAACTTCCAGAGGCGCCGTCAGGCTGTGGCTCAGCGCCCCGGCCAGCCCGGCGCAGCTGAGCCGCTGCAGAGCGGTGAGCCGACTGTCCCGCTTCCAGGTCGCCATGCCGCCCGGGCGGCGGCTGCACCATGCCCGCTGCGGGCCGGGCAACTAGCGAGGAGGACGCATAGCGACGCATACACGGCAGTCCAGCCCCTGTGTGCACTACGCAAGGCCGTCGCGGGGCGGTGCCAACTTGGTCTGGAGacgggaaagggagggagagctgACCCTCTCTGAGGCTGGAGAGGGGTCGAGGTTGGTGCCTAAAATGCCCGATTGTCCGTGCCCAGGAGCCCGGAGCGCGCGGCGCAGAGCGACGGGAGAGAGCGCGCGTGGCTCAGGGAGTTTCGTTCCAGCGTCAGGgccttaagcatatccggcgccgtggtgcaaagatccctccggcgacaccccaccccatttcccagagctGTCGACCTTTTTTAATGGGGGgatcccaaagttgttgaccttttaaaagggagctgacaccacgcttacacactATCTctgtttgggaaaagaaaacaggaaacataaacataAATTAGTTGCTCATTTATTAACAATGCACCTATATACACACTTGTATAGTCTCAGATGCATGTGGGCCAGCCAAAATCTGACAAGTCACTCCTGGTCTTAAATTGTCCAAGCAAAATGGCATAGCTTAACCTGGCACCAAGATGAGGGGGAAAATGCTGAACTTAGATatacctcagtcagtaaagcatgagactcttaatctcagggttgtggtttcaagccccatgttgggcaaaagattcctgcattgcaggggctggactagatgaccctggcggttcccttccaactctgtgaatggttctgttattctgttgtatctgaagggctattcacagggaagatggagcaaatttgttttgtgagagatgctcgtgctgtgattcctgcactggagggggttggtctagaggaccctcaggggtcccttccaaccgcccagttctgtgatactatgattaaaatactccaagaaataaataaacgggCTTCTCGGTGGCAGTCactggaaagggctccagaggcaGCCACcccacagaaagtttggtatgtgCCCTGTAGCCCAAGCCCCATTCACCAGGCGGGACCTATATGAATTTCCAAAGTTTTAAGGCTTTTTCCTAAAGTCGACGGGTTTCAGAAATACTCTGACATTGACTTGTTACATTTCATCCAGGTTATGATAGAGTTAATGAGATAAGGAGGTTCCGGTAGATACAGTCCATTGTTCTCACAGCGGGAGAGGGAGATCAATTACAGTAGGTGCGGGTTGACCCTggcactgcagagcggaacagggtcctagtgcctctGAAGGTCGCTGGAGcctgctctcccctccctggACTCTCTGCCTGGCGCCCTCCACTGCTTGGTGCCCTGGCTTACTGTGCCACTACTCCCAATGGTAAAGATGTCCCTGTCCAGTGCCCACAGCCGTGACAGAGCTGAAGGGATTGCGTGGGTGGCACTGATGCCAGGGGGGTCTGGCAGCAAACAGGGGAGATCCTGATTCACTAAGAATGTcactacacaaacacacatatacacacacatcctGGTTAGCAttcgtctgtctcgggagacaacggAAGAGTGCACCTTTGTGGGCGGAGTTAAACCATTGAGACTGACATGGGAGAGACAGGAGTGCCACTTGGCCCCATGACTGTGGGTGCCTGGTCCCTTCATGGGGGAATTTTGTGGGCGATCGGGCACTCAGGGCCCCATGGAGTTGGCACCTGTGGGGAGAGATGTTTTGatgcagctggggctgatgaaggcATTGGGTTGTGCTGATGTAGGTGTACcatacaaatatgtgtgtgtagtctcacacacccagagagagacacatattatatatattatacataCATTTATATCAAGCAttctctccaaagagctcaaggttttgtacatggttctcctcctccctgtttcatcttctcaacaacaaccccaaggtagaggttaggccaggcatccccaaacttcagccctccagatgttttggactacaattcccatcttccccgaccactggtcctgttagctagggatcatgggagttgtaggcgaaaacatctggagggccgcagtttggggatgcctgggttaggctgagaggcagggactcactagcccaaggtcacacagtgagctgtTCGGCTGACCTgggctttgaaccctggtttcccaggtcctagtccaacactctaaccactgtaccataTTGCCTCTCTTAAATACATTCTGCTACTAAAGAAAAAGACACACAGTTACAACTGTAAAACTTCAACATGCACCATGCATCACACCAACAAAGCACTGCAGCTTGAGGAGGTAGTTGTGAGTGCATCTGGAGCCCAaccaacaggtaaaggtaaaggtaaaggtaaattacAACAAGTAATTCTTTATGGATTGACTGGAAGACCAAGCCTGGGGAAAGTTCTTTAAACTTAATCAAACTGGATTTTGTTTCAGCAGCATTCTTAAAACAATAGTGCCATCTGCAGTTGGCCTGGTGCAATTATCCTGGCTTTCACTTACCGGTATTTCACCTATTATCGCCACATTTTTGCTTTTTATACCAATTatgattttttaatttcttttttctccATAATCTGTTTGCTAAGAGTTTTGATCCCTCCCCCCCAttcatattttttgttttaaatataacaGCTGTATCATTTTCTCTGcttctacggcaggcatccccaaactgcggccctccagatgttttggcctacaactcccatgatccctaactaacaggaccagtggttggggaagatgggcattgtagtccaaaatatctggagggccgaagtttgggggtgcctgttctatagtTTCTAATTGTTTCCATTTTATTTGTagcttttaaaatatgccctttgaCCCTCTTCctctgtgtaaaggtaaaggtaccgggacccctgaccattaggtccagtcgtgaccgactctggggttgcggtgctcatctcgcgttattggccgagggagcaggcatacagcttccaggtcatgtggccagcgtgacaaagccgcttctggcaaaccagagcagcgcacggaaacgccgtttaccttcccgcttggagcagtctctatttatctacttgcacttggacgtgctttcgaactgcaaggtgggcaggagctgggaccgagcaacgggagctcaccccgttgaagggattcaaaccgccgaccttctggtcagcaagccctaggctctgtggtttaaccctctgTGTAGCTGTTCTAAAAAGGAGATTTCCTGTTCtaattgttattttctctctccattctgtgttatttgtttaattttatcTGATTATAAGCACCACTCACGACTGTCTTCATAGTTTCCCCACAACAAACTGGAGCTTATTCTTCCAGTATTATTTTCATTAAAGAAATTTCCTAGAGTTTTTGTAAACTTTACCCTAATCAGCTGATTTGCTATGAGAAGTGGGTTGAAGTACCACACTGGAGCAAAGTCAAATTTTGCAGAGACTGGTGCATGTTCTGCTATTTTAATGTCTCCTGTCTGCGTCCCTTGCACTGCATTCAGAAGTGAGGCAGAAGTTAAATCTAGATTGTGAGCTGAAAACTGGAGACACATATGAGTGACTGGTTTCCCCTGGGTTCATGTGTCTCTCAGCATATGTCTCTTAATCCCCACTCTTGTAGCAGTCTTGAGAGTTTCAGCCGCtatatgactttttaaaagttcCAGTGCACtttaacatttctttttctaaGCAGAATCAGCCAAATGCTTATGATAATCCTTTTATGTTCCAATTAATGTCGCTGTCAATTATTAAATCCCTAGCAGCTCTACCCAAAGTTATTTTGCAGGAAACTGACCACTATTTGGTGCATAGACGAATGCCAATGTTACCCTAGGCATTCCAGTAAAAATCCCTTCAACAAATACAAGTCTTCCATTTACATATCTCAGCGCTTTAGTAGTTTAGAAATTAAGTAACGTGTGTATTAATATGCCTATACCTCCTCCTTAGCTTGAACCTCTTGCTCTGAACCTTTGTCCCACCCATGActgaataaaacatttttttttcaattggcTGTGTTTCTGGCAGGAAAAATATTTGTGGGTCCCTTTTATAAAGAAATGCTGCAGTCTTAGTCCACTTTATCAGGTTTTCCAACCCCTTCACATTTAAAGCAATTGCATTTATACCTGTACTCATTCATGCAAATAACCACTACTTTTCTTGACCAATCCATATCTCCTATGTATATTAGTCTGTTTCTGTCCTTAAATCTTCCCACGACACATGCCATCCTCTCTTGCCACACGAGTGCACACAGTGTAATAA from Zootoca vivipara chromosome Z, rZooViv1.1, whole genome shotgun sequence encodes:
- the SLC25A43 gene encoding solute carrier family 25 member 43 isoform X1, whose amino-acid sequence is MATWKRDSRLTALQRLSCAGLAGALSHSLTAPLEVFTVLAQVGTHHSRRGLWETGRSLCKAEGIGALWKGNLTACLRLFPYSALQLASYRRFVLLFVGDLGHISQWGSIMAGSLAGMVAAVATYPTEVVKTRLIVQNRLEPSYKGILHALYMIYHQEGVAALYRGVSLSVLGAIPFSIGSFLVYTHLDKIWGQPSIRFTPVQNFVNGCLAAGVAQSLSFPFETVKRKMQAQSPCLPHHGGVDVHFAGMVDCFKQTVKTKGVLALWNGLTANLLRIVPYFGVMFSTFEFCRRVCLYRNGYIDSPLTYKLTPGVDQTLKPKELQEFKLLGRRSF